In the Candidatus Micrarchaeia archaeon genome, one interval contains:
- a CDS encoding class I SAM-dependent methyltransferase family protein, with product MAYYLAVERKAAQKRMEELKGKGLLDADFPVMQKEGKVWIPVRKGTDGAVELDSERRSKKPKSLSEALVGVLSEEERKEVVRSFDVIGDIAIVEIPENIAAKEKEIAQAVMDVQRNVRVVVKKEGPMEGEYRVRKMKVIGGENRTETVHRESEARMMLDVSKVYFSPRLSFERKRIAGLVEDGESVLALFAGVGPFPLVIAKTKKKCRIVAIELNPVAAAYMRKNIALNKMKNIIAVEGGVGEIVPRDYENFADRVLMPLPKDAEEFLDAAYMGAKDGAIVHFYCFADMKNPIEAAKRKLFSKLGREKAEVVGARVVRPFSPSLVQVVLDFRVRKK from the coding sequence GTGGCGTATTATTTGGCTGTGGAGAGGAAGGCGGCGCAGAAGAGGATGGAGGAGCTGAAGGGGAAGGGGCTCTTGGACGCTGATTTTCCGGTGATGCAGAAGGAAGGGAAGGTCTGGATACCGGTGAGGAAGGGAACTGATGGCGCAGTGGAACTGGATTCTGAACGCAGGAGCAAAAAGCCAAAGAGCCTGAGTGAAGCGCTTGTGGGCGTGCTGAGCGAGGAGGAGCGCAAGGAGGTTGTGCGCTCATTCGACGTGATAGGGGACATAGCGATTGTGGAGATACCGGAAAACATTGCGGCCAAGGAGAAAGAAATCGCGCAGGCGGTCATGGATGTGCAGCGGAACGTGCGCGTGGTGGTGAAGAAGGAGGGGCCCATGGAGGGCGAGTACAGGGTAAGGAAAATGAAGGTAATTGGAGGGGAGAACAGGACCGAGACCGTGCACAGGGAAAGCGAAGCGAGAATGATGCTTGATGTTTCGAAAGTTTATTTTTCCCCGAGATTAAGTTTCGAGCGGAAGAGGATTGCGGGGCTGGTGGAGGACGGGGAAAGTGTGCTCGCGCTTTTCGCGGGCGTGGGGCCGTTCCCATTAGTTATTGCGAAAACGAAGAAGAAGTGCAGAATTGTTGCGATAGAGCTGAATCCGGTTGCGGCCGCGTACATGAGGAAGAATATTGCGCTCAACAAAATGAAGAACATCATCGCCGTGGAGGGGGGCGTGGGGGAAATCGTTCCCCGGGATTATGAAAATTTCGCGGACAGGGTGCTCATGCCGCTCCCGAAGGATGCCGAGGAATTTTTGGATGCCGCATATATGGGGGCGAAGGACGGCGCGATTGTGCACTTCTACTGCTTCGCGGACATGAAAAACCCCATTGAGGCCGCGAAGAGGAAGCTGTTTTCGAAGCTGGGCAGGGAAAAGGCCGAGGTTGTGGGGGCGCGGGTTGTGAGGCCGTTTTCGCCTTCGCTGGTGCAGGTCGTGCTGGATTTCAGGGTCAGGAAGAAATAG